GGACCTCCCCTTCTCCTTCGGCTTCTCGGTCCAGCACGGCCCCGGGGGCCGCATCGCCATCCGCGGACGCCAGTACCTCGAACTGCTCGAGCGCTACGGCGTCTTCGAGGGCGTCAACTTCTACGGCGAGCACCTCAAGGAGATGCTCGACGGGGACTTCTCCCGCCCCTGGAAGTGCCTGGCGGGACTCAAGTTCCTCTACGTCAACGGCCGCGGCGAGGCGCAGTGGTGCGCCCAGCAGCGCGAGTGGCGCGTCCCCCTCGAGAAGCTGACCCCGGCCGCCCTGCGCGAGAACGACCGCCACAAGCCCTGCGAGCCGGGCTGCGCCATCGGCTGCGCGCGCATGGTCTCCCACACTCTCGGCGAGCCGCTGCGCACCCTCGGCGCGAGCATGTCGCTCGCCTGGCACTCCTTCGGCTCCAAGCCCGCGGCCCCGAGCGCCGGAGCGCCGAAGAAGACGGAGGACAAGGAGCCGGCGCTCAGCCGCTGACATGCCCGAGCTCCTCCAACGCGCGATGCCGCTTCACGACCTCCGGATCCGCGCCATGCGCGTGGGCCCCCTCGGCGCCCTGCTCGCCGCGCTCACCTTCGCGGCGGCGCTGCTCGTCATGCTCCTGCTCGCTTTCGGCAAGATCCTCCTGATCTCCGCCGCCGTGAGCTGGGTCTGGCCCCGCATCTTCTCCTCCGATTTCACGCGCGTCGTCTTCGGCAGCGACCGCATCCCGTTCTGGAAAGTGCTCGTGCTCGTCACGGTGGCCGCGCTCGTCTTCTCGTGGGCGCGGCGCCGCTGGCGCCGCCCGGGCTGAAACTCGACCGAGTCCCCCGTAAAATCGGGGGACGACAACAGGTCACGGAGGTAGTATGGCGAAGAAGGTCAAGACGCAGATCAAGCTGCAGATCCCGGCCGGGGCCGCGAACCCCGCGCCGCCCGTGGGGCCCGCGCTCGGCCAGCACGGCGTGAACATCATGGACTTCTGCAAGCAGTTCAACGAGCGCACGAAGACCATGGAAGCCGGGATGACCATCCCGGCGGTCATCACCGTCTACGAGGACCGGTCGTTCACCTTCATCACGAAGATGCCGCCCGTCTCCTCGCTCCTCAAGAAGGCCGCGGGCCTCGCCAAGGGCTCGGGTGAGCCGAACAAGAACAAGGTCGGCAAGATCACCCACAAGCAGGCGAAGGAGATCGCGACCGCCAAGATGCCGGACCTCAACGCGAGCACCGTCGATGCGGCCGTCCGCATGGTCGAGGGCACCGCGCGGTCGATGGGCATCGAGATCGTCGAGGGCTGAGGAGGAGACCATGGGAAAGAGATTGAAAGCCGGCCAGAAGAACATCGAGGAGGGCAAGACCTACAAGCTCTCCGAAGCCGCCGCGCTCGTCAAGAAGAACGCCACGGCGAAGTTCCCCGAGTCCGTCGAGCTGCACGTCCGCCTCGGGATCGACCCGAAGCAGTCGGACCAGCTCATCCGCACCTCGGTCATCCTCCCGCACGGCACGGGCAAGTCCCGCCGCGTGGGCGTGATCACGAAGGGCGATAAGATCAAGGAAGCGGAGAGCGCCGGAGCCGACCTCGTCGGCTCCAACGAGCTCGTCGAGGAGATCGCGAAGGGCCGCATGGACTTCGACGTCCTCGTCGCGACCCCCGACGTCATGAAGGACCTCGCCAAGCTCGGCAAGGTGCTGGGCCCGCGCGGGCTCATGCCCAACCCGAAGAGCGGCACGGTGACCTTCGATGT
The window above is part of the Elusimicrobiota bacterium genome. Proteins encoded here:
- the rplA gene encoding 50S ribosomal protein L1, whose protein sequence is MGKRLKAGQKNIEEGKTYKLSEAAALVKKNATAKFPESVELHVRLGIDPKQSDQLIRTSVILPHGTGKSRRVGVITKGDKIKEAESAGADLVGSNELVEEIAKGRMDFDVLVATPDVMKDLAKLGKVLGPRGLMPNPKSGTVTFDVAKAVRELKGGRVEFKNDDYGIVHLAIGKVSFEPAQIEANARVVLDLITKMKPSASKGVYIKSITLSSTMGPGVPVDTSY
- the rplK gene encoding 50S ribosomal protein L11, with the protein product MAKKVKTQIKLQIPAGAANPAPPVGPALGQHGVNIMDFCKQFNERTKTMEAGMTIPAVITVYEDRSFTFITKMPPVSSLLKKAAGLAKGSGEPNKNKVGKITHKQAKEIATAKMPDLNASTVDAAVRMVEGTARSMGIEIVEG